Genomic DNA from Setaria italica strain Yugu1 chromosome V, Setaria_italica_v2.0, whole genome shotgun sequence:
CCTAActcttaaaaaattaaaaaaatgacgCGTATCTAACGCCGAATACTATAGCATCTGGAACGCAGGCTTGGTGAGGCCGGCCATATGGCTGCATGTATAAATGCAGCAGATGATTTGCAGTGACGCTCATCtcatcagaagttcagaacaaaTGGCCATTACAAGGGTCCAGCCGCTCTCTGCTCACCTTCTGAAACCTTGTGCTACTCCGGCTGATCCAGCCGAGAAGCAGGTTTACACGGTGTGGATGAAATCGCTGGTGTTCAACGGCCACGGGTGCACGATCTACGGCCAGGACGGACGCGTCGCTTACCGTGTCGACAACTACGCCTGCAGCCGCAGCCGCGAGGTGTACGTTATGGACAGTGACGGCAAGACGCTGCTCAAGCTACTCAAGAAGGTAGATGCATGAGATGCTACTGTGTTTCCTTTCTCTGATGAAGTTTCAGCATAACTCTAACACTTTGGTCGTGTGTTCTTCCCTGCAGAATTTTGGGGTGTTCAAGACATGGAAGGGGTACTCTTATCGCATTAATGGCCCTGAAGGCCTGGAACAGGAGAACTCCAAGCCATGGTTCAGTGTTCAGAAGGCTCATCAAATCCTGAAGAAGGGAGGGCAGTGCAGTAGGAAAGCTGTAGCGACAGTTTGTATCAGCGGTAACGTTTGCAAGATCGACGGCGTTTTATGCAAATCGGAGTACAGAATCAGCGACGCAAATGGCGAGGTCGTGgcggagatgaagaggaagcaGACGGCCTCAGGGGTGGTGCTGGGAGAAGACGTCCTGAGCCTGACAGTGAGCCCCGCGGCGGATCGACTGCTCGTTGTCGGGCTTGTGGTCGTGTGTGGCCTCCTCAGCCGCTGCATCTGATGAGTGGGGATTGGAGAAGGATGCTGCCATGCTGGCGTCATTTTTTTACGCTGCTTGCAGTGTTTAATCGCTGAGGAATGGGAAAAACACTTTCAGAGTTTACTGGGTCAGATTTAGAAGTAACCTTTTTTCCCCAGCCGAAGGGTAAAATATTTTTTGAGAAAGGAAGTGcacctttctttctttattttttatttttatttcatcCTTCGGTTGCGGATCTTTTGAAGTATATGTTTGTGAGCGACAGTACTTTCAATGTTCTTTTAGCAGTGAAGAATGCTACTGTACggtttttctttgttttccccTTATAAAGATATGATCACAGTTTCGGTCACTACTGGAGAACAGGCCATCACTACCGGCCCTCAAActccatcaccgccggttttggATCCGTCGTATCCAATTCGGCAGTGATGGGTACCCCATCACCGCCGATTCTAgcttattaaaaaaacaaaaaaaaaatccctgcCGCCCCACCGCCGCTACCCCTGCCGCACACCCCCACCccaccatcgccgccaccaccccggcAGCACGCCCCACCGAAGCCCCGTCGCCAatcgagagagagagggagggagggtgggAGGGAGGTGGTGCACCTGGATTTGAGAGAGGCGGCCCCGCCACTGCTGCGGCTCCGccgagtgagagagagagagagagcgggtGGGGAGTGGGGCTGAGGGGGCCGGGGGGTGAgggtcgggggggggggggtggcggACGTGAGAAGGGAGTTAAGTTAAGTGGGTTGAAAAGTTTTTTCGGATCCGCGTCTTGTTTCACCGCCGGTTGGTGTtaaaaaccggcggtgatgccgGTGGTGAAATTGAGCATCACCGCCGGTTATAAGTGTTATTGTCCGTATTTGCTTCTAAACCGGCGTTGAAAGGATATTACTGCCGGTTTACataaaaccggcggtgatggttTGTTCTGTAGCAGTGAGTTTACTTTCATTTACTACATTCGTTGTCAATGTGCGTGACTTTGATCTTTATCTTTTTCCACGCGCTACCTTTTACCTCTTGGATTCATTCACCGATTCCAAATGGTTGGTAAAAGAATGAAGCCGATCGGTTTATAAGTGTAGGTGTAGGAGGAGAGAGAGCTGGAGAAGAAATTGAGCTTTTTGCTCGTCTTGGAAATTGTATTCAGCTGAAGTGCTGGAGTTAGATAGAGATGATATCCTCCTGCTGGTTTCCTGCTTTCAAAATGGAGCTCAACCATGCTAAACACACTATCacgatggaaaaaaaaatctatgaaTTAACTAAAACACTATGCTGAATTTCTCGTCATGATCTACCCCTCTCCGTCAAAACAGCATGGGGGAACaaaattcattttttttctacccCAGTTAAATCTCGTAGAGCATTCCAATCTGCAAGGTCTTGGCATGGTCAATTTTGAGCATGGAGACGCTGGACCTGAAGTTCTTCTGCAGGAACCTGTAGAGGTGATTGATCACGAACCGCTTGAAACAGTTGTGCTCGCCGCCCATGTGCAGGATCGTCCTCCCAAACACGACCACGTACCCATCCCCGAGAGCCGAGTCCATCGCCTCGGCCTCCTCGGCGCTCTCGGCGGCGCCCTTGAGCGCGGCAACGGCGGACGCGACGAAGCCGTCGCCGACGAGGTCGTACTTGTCCATGTACCCGTACCGCACGACGCAGCGGTACACCCCCGCGGGCCCCAGCTCCTTGGCGACGAGGAACCTCTCCTCGGGGAGCACCGACCGCACCGGCAGCTCCCGCACGGTGACGAAGAGCGTGAGCTCGCGGAGGCACGCCGTGTGCTCGGCGTAGCGGCGCACGATCGGCGGGAAGCCGTTGACCAGGTCGGTGAGGAAGACGCAGGCGCCCGGCGCGCGCCGGGCCCTCGCGCGGGTCGCCAGCGCGCCGAGCTCCGCGGCGTCCAGGGCGTGGCGCGCCTCGTACCCGGCCTTGAGCTTGCGCCCGTACGTCCACGACAGCGTGGGCACCAACAGCAGCGCCGCGATGGCGAACGGCACCCAGCCGCCCTCCCGGAACTTGTTCATCAGCGCGCTCCCGTACACGCCTTCGATGGAGATGAAGGCCACGGCGAACGTAGCGATCCATACGGCGTTCACGCGCCAGATGACATCCATGACTATCGCCATCAGACTAGTGGTGATGAGCATGACAAAGATCACTGCAACACCTGCAAATCAAACAGAAGCAGCAAAAGCAAAGCTCTCAGATCATTCAAATACTAAAGCAGCGAAGTACCCAGAAAAAACACGGAGTGAAGCCCCGCGTCGTCCCCGCTCGGGTGACACGGGCGGTGCCCACGACCTCGGCCTCCGCCTTCgctgcccctccctctcctcccctcccctgccaCCACCGGAGGGGCTGCCGGAAACCCGCGTGGGCCCCATCTTCCTCGCTTAGGCTGCGTGTGCCAGTACTGGGCGGGGACTGTGCGGAGCAGCTCCGCCGTCAGGGTGACGGTGGCGGCAAGGGGTGGCGGATCCGGAGCCCTGGTGGCCGGATCCGACCATCCCGGTGCCTGATCTGCGCGGAGAAGGAGGCTGCGGGCGAGCGGTGCGGCATGCGGCAGCAAGACGGCGAGAGCAGGTGGCGGTGGAAGGGGagtaggtggcggtggcggttgcGGCCATGGAAGCCTTcccggcgtcggcgaggaggtggccgtgGCTAGCGGGAGCCGAGGAGCCGAACGTGCTGCTGCTCGGCAGAGGTAAGCAACGAGAGCGGCGAtggcgaggagctccaggccGGGTGCCCCCCCTCCCGCAGGTGGCGGCAGCGGTTGTGGCCATGGAGGCCTTTCTGGCACtggcgaggaggaggttgcGACCGACGGGAGCCGAGGA
This window encodes:
- the LOC101758004 gene encoding protein LURP-one-related 11, which produces MAITRVQPLSAHLLKPCATPADPAEKQVYTVWMKSLVFNGHGCTIYGQDGRVAYRVDNYACSRSREVYVMDSDGKTLLKLLKKNFGVFKTWKGYSYRINGPEGLEQENSKPWFSVQKAHQILKKGGQCSRKAVATVCISGNVCKIDGVLCKSEYRISDANGEVVAEMKRKQTASGVVLGEDVLSLTVSPAADRLLVVGLVVVCGLLSRCI